A DNA window from Drosophila pseudoobscura strain MV-25-SWS-2005 chromosome 2, UCI_Dpse_MV25, whole genome shotgun sequence contains the following coding sequences:
- the LOC6896958 gene encoding G-box-binding factor isoform X2, with product MAIGVKQLSPDANGKSASILMHFPDFRAALLLAVLGLASAQRVAPGVNPQHYQQVPQQVPQHHQPPPPQQYQQQGHGAPGVPPQQYQYEPVQPVQYQQVPVQQQPIHQQPQMQQPIQHQQQHQQQQQVHHQQQAGGHHHGQPQQVLNTGNIQQERAHIQEHMQVPIDTSKMSEAELQFHYFKMHDSDNNNKLDGCELIKSLIHWHVEDSSKKPPVEGTETPDEHKTGSVYTDKALEDTIDYVLKSMDLDNDGFVDWAEYRQTEGNIGKD from the exons ATGGCTATAGGTGTTAAACAGCTGTCGCCCGATGCGAATGGTAAAAG CGCTTCCATCCTGATGCATTTCCCAGATTTCAGAGCagccctgctgctggccgtgtTAGGCTTGGCGAGCGCCCAGCGTGTGGCGCCCGGCGTGAATCCCCAGCATTAT CAACAAGTGCCTCAGCAGGTGCCGCAACATCaccagccgccgccgccgcagcagtaccagcagcaAGGTCACGGCGCTCCTGGAGTGCCGCCGCAGCAGTAT CAATACGAGCCCGTGCAGCCTGTGCAGTATCAGCAAGTTCCTGTGCAGCAACAACCCATCCACCAGCAGCCACAAATGCAGCAGCCCAtacagcaccaacaacagcaccagcagcagcaacaagtgcatcaccagcagcaggcgggTGGCCATCATCACGGCCAGCCCCAGCAGGTGTTGAACACGGGCAACATTCAGCAGGAGCGCGC TCACATCCAGGAGCATATGCAGGTTCCCATCGATACGAGCAAAATGTCTGAGGCGGAGCTTCAGTTCCACTACTTCAAGATGCACGACtcggacaacaacaacaagctggATGGCTGTGAGCTGATCAAGTCCCTGATCCACTGGCACG TCGAAGATAGTAGCAAGAAACCGCCGGTGGAGGGAACCGAGACTCCCGATGAGCACAAAACCGGCAGCGTGTACACGGACAAGGCCCTGGAGGATACCATCGACTATGTTCTCAAGTCCATGGACCTGGACAATGATGGCTTTGTGGACTGGGCCGAGTACCGACAGACTGAGGGTAACATTGGCAAGGATTAA
- the LOC6896958 gene encoding G-box-binding factor isoform X4, which produces MHFPDFRAALLLAVLGLASAQRVAPGVNPQHYQQVPQQVPQHHQPPPPQQYQQQGHGAPGVPPQQYQYEPVQPVQYQQVPVQQQPIHQQPQMQQPIQHQQQHQQQQQVHHQQQAGGHHHGQPQQVLNTGNIQQERAHIQEHMQVPIDTSKMSEAELQFHYFKMHDSDNNNKLDGCELIKSLIHWHVEDSSKKPPVEGTETPDEHKTGSVYTDKALEDTIDYVLKSMDLDNDGFVDWAEYRQTEGNIGKD; this is translated from the exons ATGCATTTCCCAGATTTCAGAGCagccctgctgctggccgtgtTAGGCTTGGCGAGCGCCCAGCGTGTGGCGCCCGGCGTGAATCCCCAGCATTAT CAACAAGTGCCTCAGCAGGTGCCGCAACATCaccagccgccgccgccgcagcagtaccagcagcaAGGTCACGGCGCTCCTGGAGTGCCGCCGCAGCAGTAT CAATACGAGCCCGTGCAGCCTGTGCAGTATCAGCAAGTTCCTGTGCAGCAACAACCCATCCACCAGCAGCCACAAATGCAGCAGCCCAtacagcaccaacaacagcaccagcagcagcaacaagtgcatcaccagcagcaggcgggTGGCCATCATCACGGCCAGCCCCAGCAGGTGTTGAACACGGGCAACATTCAGCAGGAGCGCGC TCACATCCAGGAGCATATGCAGGTTCCCATCGATACGAGCAAAATGTCTGAGGCGGAGCTTCAGTTCCACTACTTCAAGATGCACGACtcggacaacaacaacaagctggATGGCTGTGAGCTGATCAAGTCCCTGATCCACTGGCACG TCGAAGATAGTAGCAAGAAACCGCCGGTGGAGGGAACCGAGACTCCCGATGAGCACAAAACCGGCAGCGTGTACACGGACAAGGCCCTGGAGGATACCATCGACTATGTTCTCAAGTCCATGGACCTGGACAATGATGGCTTTGTGGACTGGGCCGAGTACCGACAGACTGAGGGTAACATTGGCAAGGATTAA
- the LOC6896958 gene encoding putative mediator of RNA polymerase II transcription subunit 26 isoform X1 — MAIGVKQLSPDANGKSASILMHFPDFRAALLLAVLGLASAQRVAPGVNPQHYQQVPQQVPQHHQPPPPQQYQQQGHGAPGVPPQQYQYEPVQPVQYQQVPVQQQPIHQQPQMQQPIQHQQQHQQQQQVHHQQQAGGHHHGQPQQVLNTGNIQQERAHIQEHMQVPIDTSKMSEAELQFHYFKMHDSDNNNKLDGCELIKSLIHWHEQGSKEQPNGEKPHVEEKVFSDEELVALIDPILQMDDTSRDGYIDYPEFIKAQQKASEKQQQQQQQQQQQQQQQQQQQQPVH; from the exons ATGGCTATAGGTGTTAAACAGCTGTCGCCCGATGCGAATGGTAAAAG CGCTTCCATCCTGATGCATTTCCCAGATTTCAGAGCagccctgctgctggccgtgtTAGGCTTGGCGAGCGCCCAGCGTGTGGCGCCCGGCGTGAATCCCCAGCATTAT CAACAAGTGCCTCAGCAGGTGCCGCAACATCaccagccgccgccgccgcagcagtaccagcagcaAGGTCACGGCGCTCCTGGAGTGCCGCCGCAGCAGTAT CAATACGAGCCCGTGCAGCCTGTGCAGTATCAGCAAGTTCCTGTGCAGCAACAACCCATCCACCAGCAGCCACAAATGCAGCAGCCCAtacagcaccaacaacagcaccagcagcagcaacaagtgcatcaccagcagcaggcgggTGGCCATCATCACGGCCAGCCCCAGCAGGTGTTGAACACGGGCAACATTCAGCAGGAGCGCGC TCACATCCAGGAGCATATGCAGGTTCCCATCGATACGAGCAAAATGTCTGAGGCGGAGCTTCAGTTCCACTACTTCAAGATGCACGACtcggacaacaacaacaagctggATGGCTGTGAGCTGATCAAGTCCCTGATCCACTGGCACG AGCAAGGCAGCAAGGAGCAGCCCAACGGCGAGAAGCCGCACGTCGAGGAGAAAGTCTTCTCCGATGAGGAGCTGGTGGCCCTCATTGATCCCATCCTGCAAATGGACGATACATCGCGTGACGGTTACATAGACTATCCGGAGTTCATCAAGGCTCAGCAGAAGGCCTCcgagaaacagcagcagcagcaacaacagcagcaacagcaacagcagcagcaacaacagcagcagcagccggttCATTAG
- the LOC6896958 gene encoding putative mediator of RNA polymerase II transcription subunit 26 isoform X3, producing the protein MHFPDFRAALLLAVLGLASAQRVAPGVNPQHYQQVPQQVPQHHQPPPPQQYQQQGHGAPGVPPQQYQYEPVQPVQYQQVPVQQQPIHQQPQMQQPIQHQQQHQQQQQVHHQQQAGGHHHGQPQQVLNTGNIQQERAHIQEHMQVPIDTSKMSEAELQFHYFKMHDSDNNNKLDGCELIKSLIHWHEQGSKEQPNGEKPHVEEKVFSDEELVALIDPILQMDDTSRDGYIDYPEFIKAQQKASEKQQQQQQQQQQQQQQQQQQQQPVH; encoded by the exons ATGCATTTCCCAGATTTCAGAGCagccctgctgctggccgtgtTAGGCTTGGCGAGCGCCCAGCGTGTGGCGCCCGGCGTGAATCCCCAGCATTAT CAACAAGTGCCTCAGCAGGTGCCGCAACATCaccagccgccgccgccgcagcagtaccagcagcaAGGTCACGGCGCTCCTGGAGTGCCGCCGCAGCAGTAT CAATACGAGCCCGTGCAGCCTGTGCAGTATCAGCAAGTTCCTGTGCAGCAACAACCCATCCACCAGCAGCCACAAATGCAGCAGCCCAtacagcaccaacaacagcaccagcagcagcaacaagtgcatcaccagcagcaggcgggTGGCCATCATCACGGCCAGCCCCAGCAGGTGTTGAACACGGGCAACATTCAGCAGGAGCGCGC TCACATCCAGGAGCATATGCAGGTTCCCATCGATACGAGCAAAATGTCTGAGGCGGAGCTTCAGTTCCACTACTTCAAGATGCACGACtcggacaacaacaacaagctggATGGCTGTGAGCTGATCAAGTCCCTGATCCACTGGCACG AGCAAGGCAGCAAGGAGCAGCCCAACGGCGAGAAGCCGCACGTCGAGGAGAAAGTCTTCTCCGATGAGGAGCTGGTGGCCCTCATTGATCCCATCCTGCAAATGGACGATACATCGCGTGACGGTTACATAGACTATCCGGAGTTCATCAAGGCTCAGCAGAAGGCCTCcgagaaacagcagcagcagcaacaacagcagcaacagcaacagcagcagcaacaacagcagcagcagccggttCATTAG
- the sav gene encoding scaffold protein salvador has product MNYLTILLCNRKPTMLSRRSKEKSQAHKEGVVGKYVKKDTPPVIPVINVWTSDQRSKKKTLQRCASTSPSCEFKPRSSSTSRNTYSCNDAQPDYYHARRAQSQLPLNPHTHANHPPLPPLQYRASSNQLQLSQGNSSNYVNIEQIERMRRQQSSPLLQTPTSGFQRSYSTTPKHSHPHMAAASFDADQGLLSASYANMLQLPRRPHSPAHYALQQQQQQQQQQQSQLQLHQQHASTPYGSTLRFDPAAMSIRDRQPRYQPTRSPLQQQQQLQHQQLAAHLAGSYSSDSYPIYENPYRVSSMRVTQSQRSESPIYSNTTASSATLAVVPPHHHLTVPSSGGSLSGSGRGGSSGSIRGASTSVQSLYAPPPTPPAAGVTPTGGAAAGSVNGSLQKVPSQQSLTEPEELPLPPGWATQYTLHGRKYYIDHNAHTTHWNHPLEREGLPVGWRRVVSKLHGTYYENQYTGQCQRQHPCLTSYYVYTTSAEPPKAIMPEASMYAPPAHTHNALVPANPYLLEEIPKWLAVYSEADSSKDHLLQFNMFSLPELEGFDSMLVRLFKQELGTIVGYYERYRRALILEKNRRAGQNQSQ; this is encoded by the exons ATGAACTATTTAACAATTTTGCTGTGCAATCGAAAACCGACGATGCTCTCGCGCCGGAGCAAGGAGAAATCCCAGGCACACAAAGAGGGCGTGGTGGGCAAGTATGTGAAGAAGGACACGCCGCCGGTGATACCGGTGATCAATGTGTGGACCAGCGATCAGCGGTCTAAGAAGAAGACGCTCCAGCGCTGCGCCAGCACCTCGCCCAGCTGTGAGTTTAAGCCGcgcagctccagcaccagccGCAACACGTACTCCTGCAACGATGCGCAGCCGGACTACTACCATGCGCGGCGCGCCCAGAGCCAGCTGCCGCTCAATCCGCACACGCACGCCAATCatccgccgctgccgccactcCAGTACCGGGCCAGCAGCAACCAGCTGCAGCTGAGCcaaggcaacagcagcaactacGTGAACATCGAGCAGATCGAGCGCATGCGGCGCCAGCAGTCGTCGCCGTTGCTCCAGACCCCGACCAGCGGCTTCCAGCGCAGCTACTCCACCACCCCGAAGCACTCGCATCCGCACATGGCGGCCGCTAGCTTTGACGCCGATCAGGGCCTTCTGAGTGCCTCCTATGCCAACATGTTACAGCTACCGCGCCGTCCCCACTCTCCTGCCCACTAcgccctccagcagcagcagcagcagcagcaacaacagcagtcaCAGCTACAGCTTCATCAGCAACATGCCTCAACGCCTTACGGATCCACGCTTCGATTTGATCCTGCTGCCATGTCCATCAGGGATCGCCAGCCCCGCTATCAACCGACAAG ATCTccactgcaacagcagcagcagctccagcatcagcagctggCTGCACACTTGGCCGGGAGCTACTCGAGCGACTCGTATCCGATATATGAGAACCCGTACCGCGTATCCTCAATGCGTGTGACCCAGTCGCAGCGATCGGAGTCCCCCATCTACAGCAACACGACAGCTTCGTCGGCCACCCTGGCGGTGGTGCCACCACATCACCATCTGACCGTGCCCTCGAGCGGTGGATCGCTAAGTGGCAGTGGTCGCGGCGGCAGCTCTGGCAGCATTCGGGGAGCCTCTACCTCAGTGCAATCTCTGTACGCCCCACCACCCACGCCGCCGGCAGCTGGTGTGACACCCACTGGGGGTGCTGCGGCGGGAAGTGTAAACGGATCTTTGCAGAAGGTGCCGTCACAGCAGTCGCTGACAGAGCCCGAAGAGCTGCCCTTGCCGCCTGGCTGGGCCACGCAGTACACGCTGCACGGTCGAAAGTACTACATCGATCACAATGCCCACACAACGCACTGGAATCATCCGCTGGAGCGCGAGGGTCTGCCCGTGGGTTGGCGTCGCGTGGTGTCCAAGCTGCATGGCACATATTACGAGAACCAGTACACGGGCCAGTGCCAGCGGCAGCATCCCTGCCTCACATCCTACTACGTATACACCACATCGGCAGAGCCGCCCAAGGCGATCATGCCAGAGGCATCGATGTACGCACCAcctgcccacacacacaacgccCTGGTGCCGGCCAATCCATATCTGCTCGAGGAGATACCCAAGTGGCTGGCCGTCTACTCGGAGGCGGACTCCTCCAAAGACCATCTGCTGCAGTTCAACATGTTCAGCCTGCCCGAGCTGGAGGGCTTCGACAGCATGCTGGTGCGCCTCTTCAAGCAAGAGCTGGGCACCATTGTGGGCTACTATGAGCGTTATCG TCGCGCTTTAATACTCGAGAAGAATCGACGCGCcggccagaaccagagccagtaG
- the Ctns gene encoding cystinosin homolog isoform X1 gives MNTFLLALLFWATVALGNGQTSRGLTVDSHDITVLLNTNESFIVFAKEDLTEPVSVRLLKEHDDHLSLDPESFTYPAGATGNQTVVITGLRAGYVAVTAVDGSNELIEDVYLRVTVAVSKGLIYTSIVFGWVYFVAWSVSFYPQIWINFRRKSVEGLNFDFVILNIVGFTLYSMFNCGLYFFDTMQDEYESRHPRGLNPVMLNDVVFSLHAMFATIITIVQCCIYERAGQRVSWTAYSLLSVFGVVVVVSASLAAASVIHWLDFLYYCSYVKLAITIIKYVPQALMNYRRKSTAGWSIGNILLDFTGGTLSMLQMILNGFNYDDWASIFGDPTKFGLGLFSVLFDVFFMLQHYVFYRTNPSYGRVTRRVSVYALRPVGFIMRKLCQRPKRFHY, from the exons ATGAATACCTTTTTACTGGCCCTGCTCTTCTGGGCAACAG TTGCCCTGGGAAATGGACAAACCAGTCGTGGCCTAACAGTCGACTCCCATGACATCACCGTTCTGTTGAACACCAACGAGAGCTTCATCGTCTTTGCCAA GGAAGATCTAACAGAGCCCGTGAGTGTGAGGCTACTAAAAGAGCATGACGATCATTTGAGCTTGGATCCTGAGTCATTCACATATCCAGCGGGAGCTACGGGCAACCAGACGGTGGTGATAACAGGCCTAAGGGCTGGCTATGTGGCTGTCACAGCCGTCGACGGTTCCAATGAACT CATCGAAGATGTCTATCTGCGTGTCACTGTGGCCGTGTCGAAGGGCCTCATCTACACCTCGATTGTGTTCGGTTGGGTGTACTTTGTGGCCTGGTCGGTTTCCTTTTATCCCCAAATTTGGATCAACTTCCGTCGCAAGTCTGTGGAGGGCCTGAACTTTGACTTTGTCATCCTTAACATTGTGGGCTTCACATTGTACAGCATGTTCAATTGCGGCCTGTACTTCTTTGACACCATGCAGGACGAATATGAGAGCCGACATCCGCGTGGCCTCAATCCGGTCATGCTGAACGATGTCGTCTTCTCGCTGCATGCCATGTTTGCCACCATCATAACGATCGTTCAATGCTGCATCTATGAG CGTGCCGGTCAAAGAGTCTCGTGGACAGCCTATTCCTTATTGAGTGTCTTTGGTGTGGTCGTGGTCGTATCGGCCTCTCTGGCCGCAGCCTCTGTCATCCACTGGCTGGACTTTCTGTACTACTGCAGTTATGTGAAGCTGGCCATTACCATCATTAAATATGTACCGCAGGCTCTGATGAACTATCGCAGGAAGAGCACAGCGGGATG GAGTATTGGAAATATCCTACTGGACTTCACGGGCGGCACGCTGAGTATGCTGCAAATGATTCTGAATGGCTTTAACTACG ACGATTGGGCCTCCATATTTGGGGATCCTACCAAGTTTGGCCTAGGCCTCTTCTCGGTCCTCTTCGATGTGTTCTTCATGCTGCAGCACTATGTGTTCTATAG AACAAATCCCTCGTACGGGAGAGTGACAAGACGTGTCTCGGTATATGCACTAAGACCAGTGGGTTTTATAATGCGTAAACTGTGCCAACGTCCAAAAAGATTCcattattaa
- the Ctns gene encoding cystinosin homolog isoform X2, whose translation MNTFLLALLFWATVALGNGQTSRGLTVDSHDITVLLNTNESFIVFAKEDLTEPVSVRLLKEHDDHLSLDPESFTYPAGATGNQTVVITGLRAGYVAVTAVDGSNELIEDVYLRVTVAVSKGLIYTSIVFGWVYFVAWSVSFYPQIWINFRRKSVEGLNFDFVILNIVGFTLYSMFNCGLYFFDTMQDEYESRHPRGLNPVMLNDVVFSLHAMFATIITIVQCCIYERAGQRVSWTAYSLLSVFGVVVVVSASLAAASVIHWLDFLYYCSYVKLAITIIKYVPQALMNYRRKSTAGWSIGNILLDFTGGTLSMLQMILNGFNYDDWASIFGDPTKFGLGLFSVLFDVFFMLQHYVFYRHSRESSNSDLTTVTEAPNQTPIEPRHETSEKY comes from the exons ATGAATACCTTTTTACTGGCCCTGCTCTTCTGGGCAACAG TTGCCCTGGGAAATGGACAAACCAGTCGTGGCCTAACAGTCGACTCCCATGACATCACCGTTCTGTTGAACACCAACGAGAGCTTCATCGTCTTTGCCAA GGAAGATCTAACAGAGCCCGTGAGTGTGAGGCTACTAAAAGAGCATGACGATCATTTGAGCTTGGATCCTGAGTCATTCACATATCCAGCGGGAGCTACGGGCAACCAGACGGTGGTGATAACAGGCCTAAGGGCTGGCTATGTGGCTGTCACAGCCGTCGACGGTTCCAATGAACT CATCGAAGATGTCTATCTGCGTGTCACTGTGGCCGTGTCGAAGGGCCTCATCTACACCTCGATTGTGTTCGGTTGGGTGTACTTTGTGGCCTGGTCGGTTTCCTTTTATCCCCAAATTTGGATCAACTTCCGTCGCAAGTCTGTGGAGGGCCTGAACTTTGACTTTGTCATCCTTAACATTGTGGGCTTCACATTGTACAGCATGTTCAATTGCGGCCTGTACTTCTTTGACACCATGCAGGACGAATATGAGAGCCGACATCCGCGTGGCCTCAATCCGGTCATGCTGAACGATGTCGTCTTCTCGCTGCATGCCATGTTTGCCACCATCATAACGATCGTTCAATGCTGCATCTATGAG CGTGCCGGTCAAAGAGTCTCGTGGACAGCCTATTCCTTATTGAGTGTCTTTGGTGTGGTCGTGGTCGTATCGGCCTCTCTGGCCGCAGCCTCTGTCATCCACTGGCTGGACTTTCTGTACTACTGCAGTTATGTGAAGCTGGCCATTACCATCATTAAATATGTACCGCAGGCTCTGATGAACTATCGCAGGAAGAGCACAGCGGGATG GAGTATTGGAAATATCCTACTGGACTTCACGGGCGGCACGCTGAGTATGCTGCAAATGATTCTGAATGGCTTTAACTACG ACGATTGGGCCTCCATATTTGGGGATCCTACCAAGTTTGGCCTAGGCCTCTTCTCGGTCCTCTTCGATGTGTTCTTCATGCTGCAGCACTATGTGTTCTATAG GCACTCGAGAGAGTCCTCAAACTCTGACCTCACCACCGTAACAGAAGCCCCAAATCAAACACCAATCGAGCCTAGACACGAGACTTCCGAGAAATATTAG